One genomic segment of Thunnus albacares chromosome 18, fThuAlb1.1, whole genome shotgun sequence includes these proteins:
- the LOC122968258 gene encoding uncharacterized protein LOC122968258 codes for MISFRRNIRSLTPSQLSNEVLATLPPHNEFSSLSVNKDTDTLCSSLATSLNNLCPLTSKPARTTHPSPWLTEVIKEQRAELLAAERKWCKSRECTDLSDYQGLLASFSSSLKTAKTTYYQNKICSTTDAWKMFSVFNSLLNPPPPPPSTLLTADMFASFFTDKVSAISNQFTEPDQPSLQLPTNRATLSSFSPMTKEEVSKLLNSRPTTCPLDPIPSNLLQNISPALNSAVTHIINSSLTTGVFPTAFKQARVTPLLKKPTLNPAS; via the coding sequence ATGATTTCTTTTCGCCGCAACATCCGGTCCCTCACACCGTCTCAACTTTCCAATGAGGTGTTGGCTACTCTACCTCCTCATAATGAATTTTCCTCACTCTCAGTCAATAaggacacagacacactttgCTCCTCACTAGCTACATCTCTTAACAATCTCTGTCCTCTAACTTCCAAACCTGCTCGCACCACCCACCCTAGTCCATGGCTCACTGAAGTCATCAAAGAGCAAAGAGCTGAACTCTTAGCAGCGGAGAGAAAATGGTGCAAATCCAGAGAGTGCACTGACCTCAGTGACTATCAGGGTCTCCTTGCATCATTCTCCTCCAGTCTAAAAACTGCTAAGACCACTTACTACCAGAACAAGATCTGCAGCACCACAGATGCATGGAAAATGTTCTCCGTTTTTAATTCACTCCTCAatccgcctcctcctccgccctccactctgctcactgcagacatgtttgCCTCATTTTTCACTGACAAGGTCTCTGCCATCAGTAACCAGTTCACTGAGCCTGACCAACCCAGTCTACAGCTGCCCACTAACAGGGCCACACTGTCCTCATTCTCCCCTATGACCAAGGAGGAAgtctccaaacttctaaactctCGTCCCACTACCTGTCCACTGGACCCAATACCATCCAACCTGCTTCAGAATATTTCCCCTGCACTTAACTCAGcagtcacacacatcatcaactcCTCACTTACAACTGGTGTTTTCCCCACCGCCTTTAAGCAAGCTCGAGTCACCCCTCTGCTCAAAAAACCTACACTTAACCCAGCCAGTTGA